A genomic segment from Armatimonadota bacterium encodes:
- a CDS encoding hypothetical protein (possible pseudo, internal stop codon), whose translation MRFWQRLHLIGAVLFALGWFVTSAARAAEKDIVDTAIAAGNFKTLVKLVQEAGLVDALRGEGPFTVFAPTDEAFAKLPKATVDALLKDKEALRQVLLYHVVSGKVTSD comes from the coding sequence ATGAGGTTCTGGCAGCGTTTGCACCTGATAGGTGCCGTGTTGTTCGCTTTAGGCTGGTTCGTTACCTCCGCGGCTCGCGCTGCGGAGAAGGACATCGTGGACACCGCCATCGCAGCAGGCAACTTCAAGACTCTGGTGAAGCTGGTGCAGGAGGCAGGGCTTGTGGATGCCCTGCGTGGTGAGGGGCCATTCACCGTTTTCGCTCCCACGGACGAAGCATTCGCCAAGCTGCCCAAGGCAACGGTAGACGCCCTGCTGAAGGATAAGGAAGCGCTTCGTCAGGTACTGCTTTACCACGTGGTGAGCGGCAAGGTGACCTCCGACTAG